A portion of the Candidatus Nitrosotenuis aquarius genome contains these proteins:
- a CDS encoding Sec-independent protein translocase subunit TatA/TatB, translating into MLEYSLNIAGSEWIIIIFVGLFALLGTNKLPEITKKLGRAMGEYNKTKNDIQNQLAGITNTTPNITAPVQNERQKMEFIAKTLGIDFAGRTDEELQKMISSKMSGPNTKDN; encoded by the coding sequence ATGCTGGAATATTCGCTAAACATCGCCGGAAGCGAATGGATAATTATCATTTTTGTAGGACTGTTTGCCCTACTTGGTACAAACAAGCTTCCAGAGATTACAAAAAAGCTGGGACGCGCAATGGGTGAATACAACAAGACCAAAAATGACATTCAAAACCAGCTTGCAGGCATTACAAATACGACGCCAAACATTACAGCGCCAGTCCAAAACGAGCGACAGAAAATGGAGTTTATTGCAAAAACGCTTGGAATTGATTTTGCTGGAAGAACAGACGAAGAATTGCAAAAGATGATCTCATCTAAGATGTCTGGACCAAACACAAAGGATAACTAG
- a CDS encoding DEAD/DEAH box helicase — protein sequence MRYSCPKCEFGISIQKTFNKKFMIACSKCGLQDIVDYAKNIDEVYLEFLARYDCGQTPDKKEMHSQLKEEGIIRDKKEIESMIGNNTPDSITRDVLFSNKDYISYYKTIKEPEPEFGLPVDKMGLSDGVTQYLHEKNIAKFYKFQEDAILEIISGANVVITAPTASGKTEAFAIPVIHKIARDAKSGTISAVFVYPTKALSRDQLPKIQEIAKRAGLSAAVFDGDTKQKERLEILDNPPNIIVTNFDVIHYHLMYRTKFASLLMSTQFLIVDEAHVYSGIFGSNVHYIIKRLKRVCKKIQFVAASATLDNALEFCEHLFGEKMHLVTGSGKKGETDFVIVFPSLRTQRALTIDLLEKLVAKKHKTMVFSNSHLNSELVAMQAKKKKIDIRVHRAGLMANYRSFVEKSFKDDKIMSISCTPTLELGIDVGNVDGVISSTIPVNRLMQRIGRAARKGQRGFAFLALGNDPISQYYKNHPDNYFEDVEKTYIDPKNPFVEEFHVLAMACDKPIVKHELSEHSETIQKHIDSGRLVLQENRYVPNYDSIKEMLEEYSIRGIGKSIDIFYNDKKLGERVLPMALEELHESAIYFLAGTRYKVKEFDYPQKQYAKLAAIPRDYPYYTKALTEEWPTIETVYEKRRAFGIEVYFCKLHIQKQVYGYVNIELGQEVTQGQKVLLDKPLEYDFVTKGIVIHAPRPSSQMESSENPEYVEASGYHATEHIIIEGSNMVTGGVSQDLGGISLGTSGLIFIYDGAIGGNGASNALYDRLEKAFERSLSIVKECPCNNEAGCPRCTFSYRCGNNNEFLHKKASQEILQKINDGEITEIIEPTEGDKPLV from the coding sequence TTGAGGTATTCCTGCCCCAAATGCGAGTTCGGCATTTCCATTCAAAAAACATTTAACAAAAAATTCATGATTGCATGTTCAAAATGTGGACTGCAAGACATTGTCGATTATGCAAAAAACATTGACGAAGTATACTTGGAGTTTTTGGCCCGCTATGATTGCGGACAGACACCAGACAAAAAAGAAATGCACTCCCAGCTAAAAGAAGAAGGAATCATTCGCGACAAAAAGGAAATAGAATCCATGATAGGCAACAACACGCCAGACTCCATAACAAGGGACGTTTTATTTTCAAACAAGGACTATATCTCGTATTACAAAACGATCAAGGAGCCAGAGCCGGAATTTGGCCTACCAGTAGACAAGATGGGCTTGTCTGATGGAGTAACACAATACCTCCATGAGAAAAACATTGCAAAATTCTACAAATTCCAAGAAGATGCGATACTAGAGATAATCTCTGGCGCAAATGTCGTAATCACTGCACCTACGGCGTCTGGCAAAACAGAGGCCTTTGCAATACCAGTCATACACAAAATAGCCAGAGACGCAAAATCAGGCACAATTTCTGCAGTCTTTGTCTATCCTACAAAGGCATTATCGCGCGACCAGCTGCCAAAAATACAGGAAATTGCAAAGAGGGCAGGCCTGTCTGCCGCAGTCTTTGATGGTGATACAAAACAAAAAGAGCGACTGGAGATTTTGGACAATCCGCCAAACATCATTGTGACAAACTTTGATGTCATACATTATCATTTGATGTATAGAACAAAGTTTGCATCTTTGTTGATGAGCACACAGTTTCTCATAGTGGACGAAGCCCACGTGTATTCTGGGATTTTTGGCTCTAATGTGCATTACATCATAAAAAGACTAAAGCGGGTCTGCAAAAAGATCCAGTTCGTAGCAGCCTCTGCTACCCTGGATAATGCGTTAGAGTTTTGCGAGCATCTCTTTGGCGAGAAAATGCATCTAGTCACAGGATCTGGCAAAAAAGGAGAGACCGACTTTGTAATTGTATTTCCATCACTACGAACGCAACGCGCACTGACAATTGACTTGCTTGAAAAACTGGTGGCAAAAAAACACAAAACAATGGTATTTTCAAACTCACATCTGAATTCCGAGCTTGTGGCAATGCAGGCAAAAAAGAAAAAAATCGACATCCGAGTTCACCGTGCAGGCCTGATGGCAAACTATAGGAGCTTTGTTGAAAAGTCATTCAAGGACGACAAGATAATGTCAATATCGTGCACCCCAACACTGGAGCTTGGAATTGATGTTGGAAATGTGGATGGCGTCATTTCATCCACCATTCCAGTAAACAGGCTGATGCAGAGAATTGGTCGTGCTGCAAGAAAGGGGCAGCGAGGATTTGCGTTTTTGGCATTGGGTAATGACCCAATATCGCAATACTACAAGAACCACCCAGACAACTACTTTGAGGATGTGGAGAAAACCTACATTGACCCCAAAAACCCCTTTGTTGAGGAGTTTCACGTCCTTGCGATGGCGTGCGACAAGCCCATTGTGAAACACGAATTATCAGAGCATTCCGAGACAATCCAAAAGCACATTGACTCTGGCAGGCTGGTTTTGCAGGAAAACCGCTATGTGCCAAACTATGATTCCATCAAAGAAATGCTGGAAGAGTATTCCATTAGGGGAATAGGCAAATCCATTGACATTTTCTATAACGACAAAAAGCTAGGCGAGCGAGTCTTGCCAATGGCGCTAGAGGAGCTGCACGAATCTGCGATTTATTTTCTGGCCGGAACCAGATACAAGGTAAAGGAATTTGATTATCCGCAAAAGCAATACGCCAAGCTTGCTGCAATACCACGCGACTATCCGTATTACACCAAAGCACTAACTGAGGAGTGGCCAACAATAGAAACTGTTTACGAAAAAAGGCGTGCATTTGGAATCGAGGTGTATTTTTGTAAATTGCACATACAAAAACAGGTCTACGGCTATGTCAATATTGAATTGGGTCAAGAGGTAACCCAAGGCCAAAAAGTACTGCTGGACAAGCCGTTAGAATATGATTTTGTGACAAAGGGGATTGTAATTCATGCACCAAGGCCCAGCTCACAAATGGAGTCATCTGAGAATCCAGAATACGTAGAGGCAAGCGGATATCATGCAACAGAGCACATCATAATAGAAGGAAGCAACATGGTCACAGGAGGAGTGTCACAGGACCTAGGTGGAATCTCACTTGGCACATCAGGCTTGATCTTCATCTATGATGGAGCAATTGGCGGAAATGGTGCAAGCAATGCACTCTACGACAGACTCGAAAAGGCATTTGAGCGAAGCCTCTCCATTGTAAAAGAATGTCCGTGCAATAACGAGGCCGGATGTCCTCGATGTACTTTTTCATACAGGTGTGGAAACAATAACGAGTTTTTGCACAAAAAGGCGTCACAGGAAATTTTGCAGAAAATAAACGACGGTGAAATTACAGAAATAATAGAACCCACGGAAGGCGACAAGCCTCTGGTTTGA
- a CDS encoding site-specific DNA-methyltransferase, whose protein sequence is MNCIEGMQLLPQNKIDLIVTDPPFAIDFRATKQNYNRTASRVMQGYNEIKQKDYYDFTVKWMKQAHRILRDSGSMYVFSGWNNLKDILNALDDVGFITINHIIWKYQFGVVTKTKFVTSHYHCVYVCKNDKKRRFYPFVRFGKNEKTEQGRSMHYMDKEDVWDIKREYWTGDQKTPTKLPAELVKKILEYSSKEGDVVFDPFLGSGQVAMIAKQLRRNYLGFEIVKKYHAFAKKRLEKNLYRLKA, encoded by the coding sequence ATGAATTGTATTGAAGGGATGCAGCTTTTGCCCCAAAACAAAATTGATCTAATCGTTACAGATCCGCCATTTGCAATTGACTTTAGAGCAACAAAGCAGAACTACAATCGAACCGCGTCTCGAGTGATGCAAGGGTATAATGAGATCAAGCAAAAGGACTATTATGATTTTACCGTAAAATGGATGAAGCAAGCGCATAGAATCCTCAGAGACTCGGGAAGCATGTACGTTTTTTCTGGTTGGAATAACCTCAAAGACATTCTAAATGCACTAGACGATGTTGGATTTATCACAATTAATCACATAATTTGGAAATACCAGTTTGGCGTAGTGACCAAGACAAAGTTTGTCACATCGCATTATCATTGTGTTTATGTGTGCAAAAACGACAAAAAGCGCAGATTCTATCCATTTGTGAGATTTGGCAAAAATGAAAAGACCGAGCAAGGCCGCTCGATGCACTATATGGACAAAGAAGATGTTTGGGACATCAAGCGCGAATATTGGACAGGGGATCAGAAAACGCCGACAAAGCTTCCTGCAGAACTGGTAAAAAAAATCCTAGAATATTCCAGTAAGGAAGGAGATGTTGTCTTTGATCCTTTCTTGGGATCAGGTCAAGTGGCAATGATTGCAAAGCAGTTAAGGCGAAATTATCTTGGATTTGAGATTGTCAAAAAATATCACGCCTTTGCAAAAAAGAGACTAGAAAAGAATCTGTATCGGCTCAAGGCATAA